One Rhodobacteraceae bacterium M385 genomic region harbors:
- a CDS encoding ABC transporter permease yields MSDVPAPLAARAKRKRRLPKALRNASLLIGAAITVTIALLAIFAPFVATHDLTQMDMPNRFSGPSMEHILGTDNFGRDLWSRLVFGARISLSIAVIAVLASAIIGTIVGLVAGYFGGWIDQILMRITDVFLGFPPLVLVLAVVAVMGPGLVNVALSLIVVSWTEYARVVRSTTLSLREQNYVQAARALGASWPRILFREILPNSMGPIIVLASLGLGTAVIWESALSFLGFGLPPPAPTWGWSLSYGTRFIRDDPWMSIISGAAIMITVLGFNLLGDGLRDVLDPRQQTRGKG; encoded by the coding sequence ATGTCCGACGTTCCCGCACCTCTTGCCGCTCGCGCGAAACGCAAGCGTCGCTTGCCCAAAGCGCTGCGCAATGCCTCGCTGCTCATCGGGGCGGCCATCACGGTGACGATTGCGCTTCTGGCGATCTTCGCGCCGTTCGTTGCCACCCATGATCTGACCCAGATGGACATGCCCAATCGTTTTTCGGGCCCGTCGATGGAGCATATTCTGGGGACCGATAACTTTGGTCGTGACCTATGGAGCCGACTTGTGTTCGGCGCTCGGATCTCTTTGTCCATTGCGGTCATCGCGGTTCTGGCCTCGGCCATCATTGGCACGATCGTGGGGTTGGTGGCTGGCTATTTCGGAGGCTGGATCGACCAAATCCTGATGCGCATTACCGATGTGTTTTTAGGCTTCCCTCCGTTGGTGCTTGTGCTGGCTGTAGTTGCCGTCATGGGGCCGGGGCTGGTGAATGTGGCGCTATCGCTGATCGTGGTGTCATGGACGGAATATGCCCGCGTTGTCCGTTCCACGACGCTTTCGCTACGCGAGCAGAACTATGTGCAAGCCGCCCGCGCCCTTGGCGCATCCTGGCCACGCATTTTGTTCCGCGAGATCCTGCCCAACTCCATGGGGCCGATCATCGTTCTGGCCTCTCTTGGGCTTGGGACGGCGGTGATTTGGGAAAGTGCGCTTAGCTTCCTTGGGTTTGGCCTACCACCCCCGGCGCCTACTTGGGGCTGGTCGCTCAGCTACGGCACCCGATTCATCCGCGACGATCCTTGGATGTCCATCATCTCTGGGGCGGCGATCATGATCACCGTTCTTGGTTTCAACCTTCTTGGGGACGGATTGCGCGATGTGCTCGACCCCCGCCAACAAACACGGGGCAAGGGCTGA
- a CDS encoding ABC transporter permease: MTDYIIRRLLLFIPMAIGIVVVTFCLLLLIPGDPASVLLGQEATPEGVASLRRALGLDDPWFIRLGSYFWNLLHGDMGMSIFQNAPVSEIILGRLGATIELAVVALLLAIIIGVTLGVLAANRQGGIIDAIAMLVAQFGISIPVYWLALLLMLGFAVHLGWLPAIGREEPLISAFGMALTGNPAPLLDSLSHIILPALSLALNSAAIISRLVRTSMLEVLREDFVRTAKAKGMRRSKVIWKHALRNALLPVVSVIGLRFGALLGGAILTETIFAWPGLGQLTISAISQRDLPLIQGIVLTFALIYATVTLLVDLLYAAVDPRIRLR, from the coding sequence ATGACAGACTACATCATCCGCAGGCTATTGTTGTTCATTCCGATGGCCATTGGCATCGTTGTGGTCACGTTCTGCTTGCTTCTTCTGATCCCCGGTGATCCGGCCTCAGTCCTGTTGGGGCAGGAGGCTACGCCAGAAGGCGTCGCCTCACTTCGGCGCGCGTTGGGCCTTGATGATCCGTGGTTCATTCGCCTCGGCTCCTATTTCTGGAACTTGCTGCACGGCGACATGGGCATGTCGATCTTTCAGAACGCCCCAGTGTCGGAAATCATCTTGGGCCGTCTTGGTGCCACCATTGAACTTGCGGTTGTGGCGCTTCTGCTTGCGATCATCATAGGGGTGACACTGGGCGTTCTGGCCGCCAATCGGCAAGGCGGGATTATCGATGCCATCGCCATGCTGGTGGCGCAGTTTGGTATCTCGATCCCCGTCTATTGGCTGGCGCTTCTATTGATGCTTGGCTTCGCCGTGCATCTGGGGTGGTTGCCTGCGATCGGTCGGGAAGAGCCGTTGATCTCCGCCTTCGGCATGGCTTTGACAGGCAACCCTGCGCCGCTTCTGGACAGTCTGTCCCATATTATACTGCCGGCGTTGTCGCTGGCCCTGAACTCTGCCGCGATCATCTCGCGCCTTGTGCGCACCTCGATGCTGGAAGTGCTGCGTGAAGACTTTGTGCGCACCGCCAAGGCCAAGGGGATGCGGCGTTCCAAGGTGATCTGGAAACATGCGTTGCGCAATGCCTTGTTGCCCGTGGTTTCGGTGATCGGCCTACGTTTTGGCGCGCTTTTGGGCGGGGCTATTCTGACCGAGACGATCTTTGCTTGGCCGGGTCTTGGTCAGCTTACAATTTCGGCCATTTCGCAGCGGGATTTGCCCCTGATCCAGGGCATCGTCCTGACCTTCGCCCTGATCTACGCCACCGTGACGCTGCTGGTGGATCTTCTATACGCCGCGGTTGATCCGCGCATTCGGTTGAGGTGA
- a CDS encoding ABC transporter substrate-binding protein, whose protein sequence is MRHTLMTSVAAIALAAVSVQAASAQESLTIGADVDAGTLDPRLARDTTAYRVANLISAGLVHLTPNLEAVPDLAESWENPDDTTVVFTLREGLTFSDGSALTAEDVVYTFETILDADFNAPQRGLFTPIESIVAVDDRTVQFNLTTPYAPLMSYLDIGIVPSDYEGDMAVEPIGAGPMVLDSWTRGSELVLTASESYWAGAPSVSNLVVTVVGDNSARAQAFEAGDLDVIQSPLSPNDIQRFADDDSVGSEILAGLGVTYLNFNTSDPLLSDPAMRQALAMLVDQDTIVNQIYEGVDQVASSVILPSSWAYDEAIQQPGFDIAAAMAMLDDMGWSDSDGDGFRDRDGETLSIEIATHSEDPNRVQSVEYLQAIFESAGIDATVRITDWPSFSSGYVQQGEHQIALLGWLRITDPDRLLYGQLTTGSGLNWGGYSNPEVDALLEAGRTELDQDARAEAYQAAATIIAEELPYYIISYQGYQMFYDPEVVSDVVATPRGGFRGLIGMAD, encoded by the coding sequence ATGAGACATACCCTAATGACGAGCGTTGCAGCGATCGCCCTTGCGGCAGTATCGGTGCAGGCAGCTTCGGCACAAGAAAGCCTGACGATCGGCGCAGATGTGGATGCAGGCACGCTTGACCCGCGCCTTGCACGGGACACAACGGCTTACCGAGTGGCGAACCTGATTTCTGCGGGCTTGGTGCATTTGACGCCGAACCTCGAAGCGGTGCCTGATCTGGCCGAAAGCTGGGAAAATCCTGACGACACCACTGTAGTATTCACCCTTCGTGAAGGGCTGACCTTCTCGGATGGCTCGGCACTGACCGCTGAAGATGTAGTCTACACGTTCGAGACCATCCTTGATGCAGATTTCAACGCGCCACAGCGTGGCCTGTTCACACCGATTGAAAGCATAGTGGCGGTGGACGACCGGACCGTTCAGTTCAACCTGACAACGCCCTACGCGCCGTTGATGAGCTATCTGGATATCGGCATCGTGCCATCGGACTACGAAGGCGACATGGCGGTCGAGCCAATTGGCGCGGGTCCAATGGTGCTTGATAGCTGGACCCGCGGCAGCGAATTGGTGCTGACGGCATCTGAAAGCTACTGGGCTGGTGCCCCCTCGGTCAGCAACCTGGTCGTGACTGTGGTTGGCGACAACTCTGCCCGTGCGCAGGCGTTCGAGGCCGGGGATCTAGACGTAATCCAATCGCCCCTGTCGCCCAACGATATTCAGCGTTTTGCGGATGATGACTCTGTCGGGTCGGAAATCCTGGCCGGTCTTGGGGTCACATACCTGAACTTCAACACGTCCGACCCGCTGTTGTCTGATCCGGCCATGCGCCAAGCGCTGGCGATGTTGGTGGACCAAGACACCATCGTGAACCAGATCTACGAAGGCGTGGATCAGGTGGCGAGCTCGGTCATTCTGCCGTCTTCCTGGGCCTACGACGAAGCGATCCAGCAGCCCGGTTTCGACATTGCCGCCGCCATGGCCATGCTCGATGACATGGGCTGGAGCGATAGTGACGGTGACGGCTTCCGCGATCGTGACGGCGAAACGCTTTCGATTGAAATTGCGACCCACAGTGAAGACCCCAACCGGGTGCAATCGGTCGAGTATCTGCAAGCGATCTTCGAGTCCGCCGGCATTGATGCGACTGTTCGGATCACCGATTGGCCTTCTTTCTCTTCTGGTTATGTCCAGCAGGGCGAACATCAGATTGCCCTTCTTGGTTGGCTGCGGATCACCGATCCTGACCGTCTGCTATACGGTCAGCTGACCACCGGTTCCGGGCTCAACTGGGGCGGTTACTCCAACCCTGAGGTCGATGCCTTGCTAGAGGCAGGCCGGACCGAGTTGGATCAAGACGCACGGGCCGAGGCCTACCAAGCGGCGGCCACGATCATCGCCGAGGAACTGCCGTATTACATCATCTCCTACCAAGGGTATCAGATGTTCTACGATCCAGAGGTGGTGAGCGATGTTGTAGCCACGCCACGTGGCGGGTTCCGGGGTCTGATCGGCATGGCTGATTGA
- a CDS encoding GntR family transcriptional regulator, whose amino-acid sequence MAFALDPSHIDKSLPVPVGRQLYGLLSYQLSHGDLPKGTKLPSVRQMARDVGIAQVTVSQVYQDLRDAGLLEMRQGSGAYTCLSIPQQADHDRGSLRSEVEILLNKAERLGINRGTLVSMVNAQAQLRRARAGLKIVFVGVFEAPTADYVDDVRSVVSPNDRISIVTFDHLSESEAARKKCCDSDIVLTFLHRETELLNLVPDANVMGIRFIPANKTRTALASIDPRARVAAITQLEDYIAIMRPSVQRFAPHVADVTVSWSYAPDIEDVLAVSDVVIYATGADHIARMVPAGVTCFEYRHCPDPAVLENDLVPRLSALRNAQSADTETKDHPNQKMHEQEMER is encoded by the coding sequence ATGGCGTTCGCTCTCGACCCAAGCCACATCGACAAATCTCTGCCGGTTCCGGTTGGCAGGCAGCTGTATGGGTTGCTGAGCTACCAGCTTTCGCATGGGGATTTGCCGAAGGGTACAAAGCTACCTTCCGTGCGGCAGATGGCCCGGGATGTGGGCATTGCGCAGGTGACAGTTTCGCAGGTTTACCAGGATTTGCGCGATGCTGGTCTGCTGGAGATGCGGCAGGGCAGTGGTGCTTACACGTGCCTGTCGATCCCGCAGCAAGCTGACCACGATCGCGGGTCTCTGCGGAGCGAGGTCGAAATCCTTCTCAACAAAGCGGAACGCTTAGGCATCAACCGTGGCACGCTGGTTTCGATGGTGAACGCACAGGCGCAGTTGCGCCGCGCTAGGGCAGGGTTGAAGATAGTCTTTGTAGGCGTGTTCGAGGCCCCAACAGCGGACTACGTAGATGATGTGCGCTCGGTCGTTTCGCCCAATGACCGTATTTCGATTGTGACCTTCGACCATCTCTCGGAAAGCGAAGCCGCTCGGAAAAAATGCTGTGACAGCGACATTGTGCTGACCTTCCTGCACCGGGAGACGGAGCTTCTTAACCTTGTCCCGGATGCTAATGTCATGGGTATTCGCTTTATCCCTGCCAATAAGACGCGCACTGCGCTGGCCTCGATTGATCCTAGGGCCCGGGTGGCTGCGATTACGCAGCTTGAAGATTACATCGCTATCATGCGCCCCAGTGTGCAGCGCTTTGCGCCCCATGTCGCAGATGTCACCGTAAGCTGGTCCTACGCTCCTGATATCGAAGACGTTTTGGCGGTATCGGATGTCGTTATCTATGCCACAGGCGCCGATCACATTGCCCGAATGGTGCCCGCTGGCGTCACTTGTTTTGAGTATCGTCACTGCCCCGATCCCGCAGTTCTGGAGAATGATCTGGTGCCCCGGCTATCGGCGCTGCGCAACGCGCAGTCAGCAGACACAGAGACTAAAGACCACCCAAATCAAAAAATGCACGAACAGGAGATGGAACGATGA
- a CDS encoding aldo/keto reductase: MEYVNLGRTGLKVSRIGLGCMTFGSPQWAPWVLDKAASQPIIEKAVDLGINLFDTADMYSNGAGEEVLAEVLMPLMSRHKMVLATKLYNPMSDDPNDRGLSRKHVMDSVDGSLRRLKTDHIDLLQLHRFDYETPLEETLEALNDVVRSGKVRYLGASSMFAWQFMKAIGIQRANNWAQFVSMQPHFNLLYREEEREMLPLCQSEGIGVLPWSPLARGMLAGKRKSVRADTDGVAEQLYGASQSVDDVIIEAVRTIAEARGVPMAQIAYAWVASRPAITAPLIGVSRVELFTDAIDALEISLSEEETSLLEAAYKPKPVAGHV; this comes from the coding sequence ATGGAATATGTCAATTTAGGTAGAACCGGATTGAAGGTGTCTCGCATCGGACTTGGGTGCATGACGTTCGGCTCCCCACAGTGGGCCCCATGGGTGCTGGACAAGGCCGCGTCCCAACCGATCATCGAGAAAGCCGTCGATCTGGGCATCAATCTGTTTGATACGGCCGACATGTACTCTAACGGCGCGGGGGAAGAGGTGCTGGCAGAGGTGTTAATGCCGCTCATGTCCCGGCACAAAATGGTCCTGGCCACGAAGCTATACAACCCGATGAGTGATGACCCCAATGATCGTGGACTGTCGCGCAAACACGTGATGGATTCCGTTGATGGCAGCCTGCGCCGCCTCAAGACGGACCATATTGACCTGCTGCAATTGCACCGGTTCGACTATGAGACGCCGCTTGAAGAAACACTGGAGGCGCTGAACGATGTCGTGCGCTCTGGCAAGGTGCGTTACCTCGGGGCGTCGTCCATGTTCGCGTGGCAGTTCATGAAAGCCATTGGCATCCAGCGGGCGAACAATTGGGCCCAATTCGTCTCCATGCAGCCCCACTTCAACCTGCTCTACCGAGAGGAAGAACGTGAGATGCTACCACTGTGTCAGTCTGAGGGGATCGGCGTTCTACCATGGAGCCCCCTCGCCCGCGGCATGCTGGCCGGAAAGCGCAAATCAGTACGGGCCGACACGGACGGGGTGGCAGAACAGCTCTATGGCGCGTCTCAATCGGTCGATGACGTAATCATCGAGGCCGTGCGCACGATCGCAGAGGCCCGCGGCGTTCCGATGGCCCAAATCGCCTACGCTTGGGTCGCCTCGCGGCCTGCGATCACCGCGCCGTTGATTGGTGTCTCACGGGTGGAACTGTTCACAGATGCCATCGACGCCCTTGAAATCTCTTTGTCGGAGGAAGAAACGTCGCTACTGGAGGCCGCATACAAGCCAAAACCTGTTGCAGGCCACGTTTGA
- a CDS encoding alanyl-tRNA editing protein, giving the protein MTTQTLFLDDPYRTTTTARVIGQTEEGGVIVDRSIFYPRGGGQPGDSGTLDWEGGRIPIATAVKGDAGAIVLIPAEPAALPPVGAEVEQRLDWDRRLGHMRIHTALHLLSVVIPMPVTGGAIAADKGRLDFHMPYAPEDKQVLEGQLNALITRDLPVSVDWITEAELDANPDLVKTLSVQPPRGAGKIRLVQIGEGKDRIDLQPCGGTHVARTSEIGKLSVVKIENKGKQNRRVTIAFAS; this is encoded by the coding sequence ATGACGACCCAAACGCTGTTTCTTGACGATCCCTATCGCACCACGACCACAGCCCGAGTGATTGGCCAGACAGAGGAGGGCGGGGTGATCGTTGACCGCTCTATCTTCTATCCCCGAGGCGGCGGGCAACCGGGTGACAGCGGTACTTTGGATTGGGAAGGCGGGCGCATCCCCATCGCCACTGCCGTGAAGGGAGACGCAGGAGCCATCGTGCTGATCCCGGCAGAGCCCGCCGCGCTGCCCCCCGTGGGCGCCGAGGTGGAACAACGCCTTGATTGGGACCGCAGACTTGGCCACATGCGCATTCACACGGCGCTGCACCTGCTTTCCGTGGTGATCCCTATGCCTGTAACCGGCGGCGCGATTGCGGCTGACAAGGGAAGGTTGGATTTCCATATGCCCTATGCGCCCGAAGACAAGCAGGTGCTAGAGGGCCAGCTGAACGCCCTGATTACCCGTGATCTGCCCGTCAGCGTTGACTGGATTACCGAGGCCGAGTTGGACGCCAACCCCGATCTGGTCAAAACCCTTTCGGTGCAACCGCCGCGCGGCGCGGGCAAAATTCGCCTCGTTCAAATCGGAGAGGGCAAAGACCGCATCGACCTGCAACCCTGCGGTGGCACGCACGTGGCGCGCACCTCTGAAATCGGCAAGCTGAGCGTTGTGAAGATCGAGAACAAGGGCAAACAGAACCGCCGCGTGACCATCGCGTTCGCTTCGTGA
- a CDS encoding DUF3772 domain-containing protein, which translates to MRSLRLWVAVLLALLPLAFSPLPQGNGAAYAQTTTAAEAIDYEAWETFAAAAEAIISGSRASTSMLETRRSELVSWRARFLAADAQNDVRIATIQSQIEALGPAPAEGETEPDTIAARRAALANALREAQAPGLQASEAFNRANGLISEIDAIVVDRQTEELLQLEPTPANPVNWATALSSLVDLANDQYSQTSARLNNQAVRAEVADNAPLILLMVLVGIVLILRARSFVARMGDRFLDTDRRRGRVTLGFLVSLGQLLLPVVGYLLLTIALAISGFLTDEGDAIADSAFVLIIAIYAALWLGGRLFPNHEERAAAFETQMPLRKNARRTILFIGVFMGLANVTEVIAALDIVPPSARGVLVLPVYVGLALMYWRFARLMHRIRGDLAEGDVSSFNLGVMNILARALSLVAVVGPVLAAIGYLNAAEAVMVPTATTLFILGVLLVLQAVVRDLYAVVFRTNIEAASEALLPVLANFILFLIAAPLVAMTWGVRAERLGELYTRVQEGFTLGDTRITPGVVLAVVLVFAAGLLATRLLQGALKSTVLPRTRMDVGARNAVTSGVGYIGIALACLIAVTSAGIDLTALGFVVGALSVGIGFGLQNVVSNFVSGIILLIERPISEGDWIEVAGNMGIVKDISVRSTTIETFDKTDVIVPNADFISGTVTNWTRGNTVGRAVVTVGVAYGNDTRRVSEILLEIARDNPDVATFPEPGVDFLGFGADSLDFRVRCILRDINQLVAVKTEIHHQINERFKEEGIEIPFAQRDIWLRNPEALTQAMPPKDAPE; encoded by the coding sequence ATGCGCAGCCTTCGCTTATGGGTGGCGGTGCTTTTGGCGCTGCTGCCCCTTGCGTTTTCGCCCCTGCCTCAAGGCAACGGGGCGGCCTACGCGCAGACCACAACTGCCGCCGAGGCCATTGATTATGAGGCGTGGGAGACCTTCGCCGCTGCTGCCGAGGCGATTATTTCTGGGTCGCGGGCATCTACGTCGATGCTGGAAACGCGCCGGTCTGAACTGGTGAGCTGGCGCGCGCGATTCTTGGCAGCGGATGCGCAGAACGACGTGCGCATCGCCACGATCCAAAGCCAGATCGAAGCATTGGGGCCAGCCCCCGCCGAGGGCGAAACCGAACCTGATACCATCGCGGCCCGCCGCGCGGCACTGGCCAATGCGCTGCGCGAAGCCCAAGCGCCCGGATTGCAGGCAAGCGAGGCGTTCAACCGGGCCAATGGCCTAATCTCCGAGATTGATGCCATTGTGGTGGATCGGCAGACGGAAGAACTGCTGCAACTTGAACCCACGCCCGCCAATCCGGTTAACTGGGCCACTGCGTTGAGTTCATTGGTCGATCTGGCAAATGATCAGTACAGCCAAACGTCCGCCCGTCTGAACAATCAAGCTGTACGTGCCGAAGTTGCCGATAATGCGCCGCTGATCTTGCTGATGGTGCTGGTGGGCATCGTTTTGATCCTACGGGCCCGTTCCTTCGTGGCGCGCATGGGCGACAGGTTCCTAGACACGGACCGCCGCCGGGGCCGCGTAACCCTTGGGTTCCTCGTGTCTTTGGGTCAGCTTTTGCTGCCTGTAGTGGGCTACCTGTTGCTGACCATCGCGCTGGCGATTTCGGGCTTTTTGACCGACGAAGGCGATGCCATCGCAGATTCCGCCTTTGTGTTGATTATCGCAATTTACGCCGCCCTTTGGTTAGGGGGCAGGCTATTCCCCAACCACGAGGAACGCGCCGCGGCTTTTGAAACGCAGATGCCTTTGCGCAAAAACGCGCGACGTACGATTTTGTTTATCGGCGTCTTCATGGGCCTCGCTAATGTGACCGAGGTTATTGCCGCCCTCGACATTGTACCGCCTTCGGCCCGTGGGGTTCTGGTGTTGCCAGTCTACGTGGGTCTTGCGTTGATGTACTGGCGTTTCGCCCGTTTGATGCACCGTATCCGCGGGGATCTGGCCGAAGGTGACGTGTCCTCTTTCAACCTAGGGGTGATGAACATTCTGGCCCGCGCCCTGTCTTTGGTGGCGGTTGTGGGCCCGGTATTGGCGGCCATTGGCTACCTTAACGCGGCCGAGGCCGTTATGGTGCCCACGGCGACCACCTTGTTCATTCTGGGCGTGTTGCTGGTGTTGCAGGCGGTTGTGCGCGACCTTTACGCGGTTGTCTTTCGCACCAACATCGAGGCCGCGTCCGAGGCGCTGCTGCCGGTGTTGGCGAACTTCATCCTGTTCCTGATAGCCGCGCCCCTTGTGGCGATGACTTGGGGTGTGCGGGCCGAGCGTTTGGGGGAGCTCTACACCCGTGTGCAGGAAGGGTTCACCCTTGGCGACACACGGATCACCCCCGGCGTCGTTCTGGCGGTGGTGCTTGTGTTCGCAGCGGGGCTTTTGGCCACGCGTCTGCTGCAAGGGGCGCTAAAATCCACGGTTCTGCCGCGTACCCGCATGGATGTTGGCGCGCGCAATGCCGTGACCTCGGGGGTGGGCTATATCGGGATCGCGCTGGCGTGCCTGATCGCGGTCACCAGCGCGGGCATTGACCTGACGGCTTTGGGTTTTGTGGTTGGCGCCTTGTCGGTGGGTATCGGGTTTGGCTTGCAAAACGTGGTCTCTAACTTCGTATCCGGCATCATCTTGTTGATTGAACGCCCGATCAGCGAAGGCGACTGGATCGAGGTCGCGGGTAACATGGGGATCGTCAAGGACATCTCGGTCCGCTCCACCACGATCGAGACTTTCGACAAGACCGACGTCATCGTCCCCAACGCGGATTTCATCAGCGGCACCGTCACCAACTGGACTCGCGGCAATACCGTGGGCCGCGCGGTGGTGACCGTGGGCGTGGCCTACGGCAACGACACCCGCCGTGTTTCCGAGATCCTGCTTGAGATCGCGCGGGATAACCCAGATGTGGCCACCTTCCCGGAACCGGGCGTTGATTTTCTGGGGTTTGGGGCCGATAGCCTCGACTTCCGGGTGCGCTGCATTTTGCGCGACATTAACCAATTGGTCGCTGTGAAGACCGAAATCCATCACCAGATTAATGAGCGTTTCAAAGAGGAAGGGATCGAAATTCCTTTCGCACAGCGCGACATCTGGCTGCGCAACCCCGAGGCGCTGACCCAAGCCATGCCCCCAAAGGACGCCCCTGAATGA
- a CDS encoding cysteine synthase A yields MTIHSDLASAIGNTPLIRLRAASEATGCEILGKAEFLNPGQSVKDRAALFIIRAAVESGQLRPGGTIVEGTAGNTGIGLALVGASLGFKTVIVIPDTQSQEKKDMIRIAGAELIEVPAVPYSNPNNYVKYSGRLAERLAQSDPNGAIWANQFDNVANRQAHIDMTGPEIWEQTNGEVNGFTCAVGSGGTLAGVGMALQPKGVKVALADPEGSGLYKLYTGQEAGGNSITEGIGQGRITANLEGFTPDMCYKIPDAEALPIVYDILADEGLCLGGSSGINVAGAIRMAKEMGPGHTIVTVLCDYGTRYQSKLFNPEFLREKGLPVPAWMDGAGRDVPSVFAE; encoded by the coding sequence ATGACGATCCATTCCGACCTCGCCTCTGCCATCGGCAACACGCCTTTGATCCGCCTTCGGGCCGCGTCCGAGGCCACGGGCTGCGAGATCTTGGGCAAGGCCGAATTCCTCAACCCCGGCCAATCGGTCAAGGACCGCGCGGCGCTGTTTATCATCCGCGCGGCGGTAGAAAGCGGCCAATTGCGGCCCGGCGGCACGATTGTGGAAGGCACGGCGGGCAACACGGGGATCGGCTTGGCGCTGGTCGGGGCCTCGCTTGGGTTCAAGACGGTGATTGTGATCCCCGACACCCAATCCCAAGAAAAGAAGGACATGATCCGCATCGCCGGGGCGGAGCTGATCGAGGTGCCAGCGGTGCCGTACTCTAACCCAAATAACTATGTGAAATACTCGGGCCGACTGGCCGAGCGGTTGGCGCAATCCGACCCCAACGGCGCGATCTGGGCCAATCAGTTCGACAATGTCGCCAACCGCCAGGCCCATATCGACATGACTGGCCCCGAAATTTGGGAACAGACAAATGGCGAAGTGAACGGCTTTACTTGCGCCGTCGGTTCCGGCGGGACGCTGGCGGGCGTGGGCATGGCGTTGCAGCCCAAGGGTGTGAAAGTTGCGCTGGCGGACCCCGAAGGCTCGGGGCTCTATAAGCTCTATACAGGCCAAGAGGCGGGCGGAAACTCCATCACCGAGGGTATCGGTCAGGGGCGTATCACGGCTAACCTCGAAGGCTTCACGCCAGATATGTGCTACAAAATCCCCGACGCCGAGGCGCTGCCGATTGTCTATGACATCCTTGCCGATGAGGGCCTTTGCCTTGGCGGATCATCGGGCATCAACGTGGCGGGCGCGATCCGCATGGCCAAGGAAATGGGGCCGGGCCATACCATCGTGACGGTGCTGTGCGATTATGGCACGCGCTATCAGTCCAAGCTGTTCAACCCCGAATTTCTGCGCGAAAAGGGCCTGCCTGTGCCTGCATGGATGGACGGGGCAGGCCGCGACGTGCCGTCGGTCTTCGCGGAATGA
- a CDS encoding NUDIX domain-containing protein, giving the protein MTPIFLFGTLCHAPLLDLVAGVETRMEPARLPGYRAAWVAGKSWPMLEERDDTAAEGALIIPEPQSLLRLDFYEACFGYTRRPVRVIWDETEIDAEAWFPPEQAGEPGEDWSLPTWARQWGEIQVNAAAEVMRQMGSQDPLDVGRRFGIIRARAEATVRAGRWRRPGHVGAGMTRDDVAEKGTHHIHDGFFNTEERSLTHRRFDGATQGPISRSVYRVADAVTVLPYDPVRDRILLVEQFRMGPYAHGDASPWLLEPIAGIIDAGESIEATARREAREEAKLTLGQLHFIGRYYPTPGGIAQVLFSYLGIADLPDTVAGLGGHADEGEDILSHLVPFDLACRMLAEGDMANAPLILSMQFLMMHRDRLRAKVRLG; this is encoded by the coding sequence ATGACCCCGATTTTTCTGTTTGGCACCCTGTGCCACGCTCCGCTTCTGGACCTTGTTGCCGGGGTAGAGACACGGATGGAACCGGCGCGTCTACCCGGCTACAGGGCGGCTTGGGTGGCGGGCAAGTCCTGGCCGATGCTGGAAGAACGCGACGATACCGCCGCCGAGGGCGCACTTATTATCCCAGAGCCGCAATCGCTTCTGCGGCTCGATTTCTACGAGGCCTGTTTTGGCTATACCCGCCGCCCGGTAAGGGTGATTTGGGATGAGACTGAAATTGATGCAGAGGCATGGTTTCCGCCCGAACAGGCCGGGGAGCCCGGGGAAGATTGGTCTTTGCCCACTTGGGCCCGCCAATGGGGTGAGATACAGGTGAACGCCGCCGCCGAGGTGATGCGCCAGATGGGCAGCCAGGACCCGCTGGACGTCGGGCGTCGGTTCGGCATTATCCGCGCCCGCGCCGAAGCCACTGTGCGGGCCGGGCGGTGGCGCAGGCCGGGCCATGTAGGTGCCGGAATGACCCGCGATGACGTGGCCGAGAAGGGCACGCATCACATTCACGACGGCTTCTTCAACACCGAAGAACGCAGCCTGACCCATCGCCGCTTTGACGGGGCCACGCAGGGGCCGATCAGCCGCTCGGTCTATCGGGTGGCCGATGCCGTGACCGTTCTGCCCTATGATCCGGTGCGTGATCGCATCTTGTTGGTGGAACAGTTCCGCATGGGCCCCTACGCCCACGGCGACGCCTCGCCTTGGTTGCTGGAACCCATTGCGGGCATCATCGACGCGGGCGAAAGCATCGAGGCAACCGCCCGCCGCGAGGCCCGTGAAGAGGCGAAGCTGACCCTTGGCCAACTGCATTTCATCGGGCGCTATTACCCCACGCCCGGCGGCATTGCGCAGGTCTTGTTTTCCTATCTGGGAATCGCCGATCTGCCCGACACGGTGGCGGGGTTGGGCGGCCATGCGGACGAGGGCGAAGACATCCTTAGCCATCTGGTGCCCTTTGATTTGGCCTGCCGGATGCTGGCCGAAGGCGACATGGCCAACGCACCGCTGATCTTGTCGATGCAATTCCTGATGATGCACCGTGATCGCCTGCGCGCGAAAGTCAGGTTGGGTTGA